In Trichocoleus desertorum NBK24, the following are encoded in one genomic region:
- a CDS encoding NAD-dependent epimerase/dehydratase family protein produces the protein MKALVTGANGFTGSHLVRLLEQRGDTVVGLVRKSSSLSRLADTQVQLVYGDLSDREALRTAMQGVDTVFHTAAYVELGLVNAVEMERVNVEGTRAVMEVAKEMSVGKIVYCSTIGVFGDTQGQVVDETFQRTQKDFSSAYDRTKYDAQVLVDQMAQQGLPVVSVMPSGIFGADDPHFIPVLRQFLKGGLKLWAGGDRVTGVVHVDDLAMAMILAAEKAPTGEHYIVSAGDLTTREMFQIVGQQAGVPAPAEAPKALVRLVGNILDPIGRLFSWQPPLSRERVHYVYDRCVRVDAAKARRDLNWQPRSVADTLTEIAQAVQKTL, from the coding sequence ATGAAGGCGCTAGTCACCGGGGCAAATGGCTTTACCGGATCTCACCTGGTTCGCCTATTAGAGCAGCGAGGCGATACGGTCGTTGGGCTGGTTCGCAAATCGAGCAGTCTGTCGCGGTTGGCTGACACTCAAGTGCAACTGGTTTATGGCGACCTCAGCGATCGCGAAGCCTTACGGACTGCCATGCAAGGGGTAGACACGGTATTTCACACCGCTGCCTATGTGGAGCTTGGGTTAGTCAATGCGGTTGAAATGGAGCGCGTGAATGTGGAAGGCACCCGCGCTGTCATGGAAGTTGCTAAAGAAATGAGTGTGGGTAAAATTGTCTATTGCAGCACCATTGGCGTATTTGGCGACACCCAAGGGCAAGTAGTAGATGAAACCTTTCAGCGCACTCAGAAAGATTTTTCTTCGGCCTACGATCGCACCAAGTATGACGCGCAAGTATTGGTGGATCAAATGGCGCAGCAAGGATTACCAGTCGTGAGTGTCATGCCCTCTGGAATTTTCGGTGCAGATGATCCACACTTCATCCCAGTACTGCGGCAGTTTCTTAAAGGTGGACTGAAACTCTGGGCAGGAGGCGATCGCGTCACCGGAGTGGTTCACGTTGATGACCTGGCGATGGCTATGATCTTGGCGGCAGAAAAAGCTCCAACTGGGGAGCACTACATTGTTTCTGCTGGGGATTTAACCACGCGAGAGATGTTCCAAATTGTGGGCCAACAGGCTGGTGTTCCTGCTCCAGCCGAAGCTCCCAAAGCGCTCGTAAGACTGGTAGGAAATATCTTAGACCCCATCGGACGACTGTTCTCCTGGCAACCCCCCCTAAGTCGGGAACGGGTGCATTACGTCTACGATCGCTGTGTCCGAGTGGATGCTGCTAAAGCCCGACGCGATTTGAATTGGCAACCCCGCTCAGTTGCAGACACCTTGACTGAAATCGCTCAAGCAGTGCAGAAGACGCTTTAG
- the psaC gene encoding photosystem I iron-sulfur center protein PsaC has protein sequence MSHSVKIYDTCIGCTQCVRACPTDVLEMVPWDGCKAGQIASSPRTEDCVGCKRCETACPTDFLSIRVYLSNAETTRSMGLAY, from the coding sequence ATGTCTCATTCTGTCAAAATTTATGACACCTGCATTGGGTGTACTCAATGCGTCCGGGCTTGCCCTACAGACGTTCTAGAGATGGTTCCCTGGGACGGTTGCAAGGCAGGTCAAATTGCCTCGTCTCCTCGTACCGAGGACTGTGTGGGTTGCAAGCGGTGCGAAACTGCTTGTCCTACTGACTTCCTCAGCATTCGGGTTTATCTATCCAATGCTGAAACAACCCGGAGTATGGGTTTGGCTTACTAG
- a CDS encoding FtsX-like permease family protein — translation MASIARKNLFEDIPRFLVAQAGIMFAVSLVTIQTGILRGFTRSTTLLIDQSQADLWVASKDMVQVELTLPLAVDQLRVAQQVTGVGRAEALIFRPALWRNSQDEIAPVRVVGFDPQGQLFAPQNIIQGNLSALKQPFSVMVDETNADSLKLKALNAQGAIGSLPARLIGLTRGTQSMVSSSFLFTSLENANAYVNAPVSSNLQCRSQTGSDEVQCTNTYETAPAGAGPLNASPTTPRRLNLGDPITYILIRAQPNQDLGVLKKRLETTLPNTHAYTRAEMAAKTRNYWQKRTGIGFVLGLGAAVGIIVGVVIVGQILYSSVSDHLREFGTLKAMGASDWVIYSVIVEQALWMAVLGYLPSLVLCFGVSTWTSATQGILILITPATAFGVFGITIVMCVSSALFAIQKVTRVDPAIVFKA, via the coding sequence ATGGCTTCCATCGCCCGCAAAAATCTGTTTGAGGATATTCCTCGATTCCTGGTCGCGCAAGCTGGCATCATGTTTGCGGTCAGCCTAGTCACCATTCAAACTGGGATTCTCAGAGGGTTTACTCGTTCTACCACCCTCTTAATTGACCAATCCCAGGCTGATCTTTGGGTTGCTTCCAAGGATATGGTGCAGGTTGAGCTAACGTTGCCCCTTGCAGTTGATCAGCTTAGAGTCGCGCAGCAAGTCACCGGAGTAGGGCGAGCGGAAGCCTTGATCTTTAGGCCAGCTCTTTGGCGCAACTCTCAAGACGAGATTGCCCCGGTACGAGTTGTCGGATTTGATCCCCAGGGACAGTTGTTTGCACCGCAAAACATCATCCAAGGCAACCTCAGCGCCCTCAAACAGCCTTTTTCGGTCATGGTGGATGAAACCAACGCAGATTCTCTAAAGCTCAAAGCCCTGAACGCTCAAGGCGCGATCGGATCACTTCCAGCTCGACTCATCGGCCTCACTCGCGGCACCCAGTCAATGGTGTCTAGTAGCTTCCTATTTACCTCTCTAGAAAATGCCAATGCCTATGTGAATGCTCCCGTTAGTTCTAACTTGCAATGCCGATCGCAGACTGGCTCTGATGAAGTGCAATGCACCAACACCTATGAAACCGCCCCTGCTGGCGCTGGCCCGCTCAATGCTTCTCCTACAACACCCCGACGCCTAAACCTTGGCGACCCCATCACCTATATCTTGATTCGCGCTCAACCCAACCAAGATCTAGGGGTTCTTAAAAAACGGCTGGAAACTACACTGCCAAATACCCATGCCTATACGCGGGCTGAAATGGCTGCAAAAACCCGTAATTATTGGCAAAAACGCACTGGTATTGGCTTTGTTCTCGGTCTAGGAGCCGCCGTTGGCATCATTGTGGGGGTCGTGATTGTGGGCCAAATTCTCTACTCCTCTGTCTCGGATCACTTACGAGAATTTGGAACTCTCAAAGCGATGGGAGCGTCAGATTGGGTAATATACAGCGTGATTGTCGAACAAGCCTTATGGATGGCTGTTTTAGGCTATCTTCCTAGCTTAGTCCTGTGCTTTGGAGTGAGTACGTGGACATCGGCAACTCAAGGAATCCTGATTTTAATTACACCCGCAACAGCCTTTGGAGTTTTTGGCATCACAATCGTGATGTGCGTCAGCTCCGCACTGTTTGCCATTCAGAAAGTGACACGAGTTGACCCTGCCATCGTGTTTAAGGCATAA
- the glmS gene encoding glutamine--fructose-6-phosphate transaminase (isomerizing) produces MCGIVGYIGTQAASDILLAGLQKLEYRGYDSAGIATVLEGEIHCVRAKGKLHNLQEKLEGIENPAQLGIGHTRWATHGKPEEYNAHPHMDTARRLAVVQNGIIENYRELREGLIARGHTFRSDTDTEVIPHLIAELLEKLKADPSSMPALAQHSPLLEAVRQAVTQLEGAFAIAVISADFPDELIVARQQAPLSIGFGQGEFFCASDTPALVPHTRAVLTLENGELARLTPLGVEVYSFAGDRLRKTPRTLNWNPVMVEKQGFKHFMLKEIYEQPGVVRACLEAYLDTSWSPESATSPIKLNLAPELYSDLKQVQIVACGTSWHASLVGKYLIEQLAGIPTMVQYASEFRYAPSPLTPNTLTIGVTQSGETADTLAALEMEKQRRAGQSPRFEARLLGITNRPESSLGHMVPQVIDTHAGIEIGVAATKTFVAQLMAFYALALDLAYHQQTLSPTRLEQILLGLRQLPAQIELILESQERYIEELAHDFAETQDFIFLGRGINFPIALEGALKLKEISYIHAEGYPAGEMKHGPIALLDAKVPVVAIATPGLVYEKVLSNAQEAKARDARLIGVTPLEASESAEIFDDLLPVPVVEELLSPILAVIPLQLLAYHIAARRGLDVDQPRNLAKSVTVE; encoded by the coding sequence ATGTGCGGAATTGTTGGCTATATCGGTACCCAAGCAGCAAGTGACATTTTGTTGGCAGGGTTACAGAAACTGGAGTATCGCGGCTACGATTCTGCGGGGATCGCAACCGTTTTAGAAGGCGAGATCCACTGCGTCCGCGCCAAGGGCAAGCTGCACAATCTTCAAGAAAAACTAGAAGGCATTGAGAACCCCGCTCAGCTTGGCATCGGTCACACCCGTTGGGCGACTCACGGCAAACCAGAAGAATATAATGCCCACCCCCACATGGACACAGCCCGCCGTTTGGCTGTGGTACAAAACGGCATTATCGAGAACTACCGAGAGCTGAGGGAAGGACTCATTGCCAGAGGCCACACCTTCCGCTCTGACACCGACACAGAAGTAATCCCGCATCTGATTGCTGAACTGCTAGAGAAATTAAAAGCTGATCCTAGTTCGATGCCTGCGTTGGCCCAGCATTCGCCTTTACTAGAGGCGGTTCGTCAAGCGGTCACCCAATTAGAAGGAGCCTTTGCGATCGCGGTCATCAGTGCTGACTTCCCAGATGAACTAATTGTGGCGCGACAGCAAGCACCGCTTTCAATCGGTTTCGGTCAAGGAGAATTCTTCTGCGCTTCCGATACTCCTGCTTTAGTGCCCCACACTCGCGCCGTCCTGACCCTAGAAAATGGTGAACTGGCCCGTCTAACTCCGCTGGGAGTTGAGGTATACAGCTTTGCGGGCGATCGCTTGCGGAAAACTCCTCGCACCCTCAACTGGAACCCTGTCATGGTAGAGAAGCAGGGCTTTAAACACTTCATGCTCAAAGAAATCTATGAGCAACCAGGGGTAGTCCGGGCTTGCCTAGAAGCTTACCTAGACACCAGTTGGAGTCCTGAGTCTGCCACGTCACCCATTAAACTTAACCTAGCTCCGGAACTGTACAGCGATTTGAAACAGGTACAAATTGTCGCTTGTGGCACCAGTTGGCACGCTAGCTTGGTCGGCAAATACTTGATCGAGCAGTTGGCTGGGATTCCGACAATGGTGCAATATGCCTCAGAGTTTCGGTACGCACCTTCGCCTCTGACTCCCAACACTCTCACCATTGGCGTGACGCAGTCTGGGGAAACGGCAGATACACTAGCGGCTCTAGAAATGGAAAAGCAGCGTCGAGCGGGTCAATCACCCCGGTTCGAGGCGCGCTTGCTCGGCATCACCAACCGTCCCGAAAGCTCTTTGGGCCACATGGTGCCTCAAGTGATTGACACCCACGCGGGGATCGAGATTGGGGTGGCTGCAACTAAAACTTTTGTGGCGCAGTTGATGGCCTTCTACGCCCTAGCTTTAGATTTGGCTTACCACCAACAAACCCTATCTCCCACTCGTTTAGAACAAATCTTGCTGGGATTGCGGCAGCTTCCGGCACAAATTGAGCTAATTCTAGAGAGCCAAGAGCGCTACATCGAAGAACTGGCCCACGACTTCGCGGAAACTCAAGACTTTATCTTCTTAGGACGGGGGATCAACTTCCCGATCGCCTTAGAGGGAGCCTTAAAACTCAAAGAAATCAGCTACATTCATGCCGAAGGCTATCCTGCGGGTGAAATGAAGCATGGGCCGATCGCGCTGCTGGATGCTAAGGTGCCTGTCGTCGCGATCGCCACTCCCGGTCTAGTCTACGAAAAAGTGCTTTCCAACGCTCAAGAAGCCAAAGCTAGAGATGCCCGCCTGATTGGGGTGACTCCTTTAGAAGCCAGCGAATCTGCCGAGATCTTTGATGACTTGCTGCCTGTGCCAGTTGTGGAAGAGTTACTCTCGCCAATTTTGGCCGTGATTCCGCTACAGTTGCTGGCCTATCACATCGCGGCCCGTCGCGGCTTAGATGTAGACCAGCCAAGAAACCTTGCCAAATCTGTGACGGTCGAGTAA
- a CDS encoding ABC transporter ATP-binding protein, producing MTASQIRIPEYAQVQSQVASTALGSTHVKTNAITARGVEMVFQSGAERFYALKDIDLDIQRGDIYLLMGPSGSGKTTLLSILAGILTPSRGSVHLLGQEITKMSRTQLAQFRLENIGFIFQGFNLFPALTALENVELALKVKGLRGRNNRRHQAQYLLEQVGLQDKVRLLPRELSGGQQQRVAIARALAGDPPLIMADEPTAALDSRSGHAVIELLRNLAKEGGRTVLMVTHDPRIMDVADQVVNLEDGMLNQQYAA from the coding sequence ATGACTGCTTCTCAAATTCGTATTCCTGAATATGCCCAGGTTCAGAGTCAGGTTGCTTCTACCGCACTAGGCTCTACCCATGTCAAAACAAATGCCATTACTGCCCGTGGGGTGGAAATGGTCTTCCAGTCTGGTGCTGAACGCTTTTACGCCCTCAAAGATATTGATCTAGATATTCAGAGAGGGGATATCTACCTGTTGATGGGGCCTTCCGGCTCTGGAAAAACCACACTGCTCTCTATCCTAGCGGGGATTTTAACACCTAGCCGTGGCAGTGTTCACCTGTTGGGACAAGAAATCACGAAAATGTCTCGTACCCAATTGGCTCAGTTCCGCTTGGAGAATATTGGTTTTATTTTTCAAGGATTTAATCTGTTTCCTGCCCTAACTGCTCTTGAGAATGTGGAATTGGCACTCAAGGTCAAGGGTCTGCGGGGACGCAATAATCGCCGCCATCAGGCTCAATACTTACTAGAACAGGTGGGTCTGCAAGATAAAGTGAGACTGCTCCCTCGTGAGCTATCGGGTGGACAGCAACAACGAGTGGCGATCGCGCGGGCTTTGGCAGGCGACCCACCCTTAATTATGGCGGATGAACCCACTGCGGCTCTAGACTCTCGTAGCGGCCATGCGGTGATCGAGCTACTGCGAAACCTAGCCAAAGAGGGCGGTCGTACAGTGCTGATGGTGACTCATGACCCACGCATCATGGATGTAGCAGACCAAGTGGTGAACCTGGAAGACGGCATGCTTAATCAGCAATACGCTGCCTAG